A region of Kribbella sp. NBC_01245 DNA encodes the following proteins:
- a CDS encoding glycosyltransferase 87 family protein, whose product MPETGRLPAWLVKFGPVGLIAGLVLHGITIAIWPAHRVLIDTEVYRAGARAVLNGHELYAGGLVAGFPFTYPPIAALLFTPLAFMPLGGARIFAGVGNIVLLGLAVYFTLRHLRLAQDRRVLIAGTLFLTGALFWLQPVRTTMFLGQVNLLLMVLVLVDLLKPDSSRWKGVGVGLAAAIKLTPAIFVVYLLVTRRFRAAGVAVAAFAATVLIGWAVLPGDAKQFWLHTFFNSNRVGPASASSNQSINGLIARLTNTDTPSGLAWFLVAGAVGIAGVLLAAWTSRRGEELLALCLVGMTATAVAPFSWDHHWVWFVPLSLLLLRYAVNGGARGWSYLAAFYVLTFAWLVSFPPRNAARTPFTGVISLELPQPLHLITGNLYLLILLTTAAVAIHSLRHTKTPALQP is encoded by the coding sequence ATGCCTGAAACAGGACGGCTGCCCGCGTGGCTGGTGAAATTCGGCCCGGTCGGTCTGATCGCCGGTCTGGTATTGCACGGCATCACCATCGCGATCTGGCCCGCGCACCGCGTACTCATCGACACCGAGGTCTACCGCGCCGGCGCCCGGGCCGTTCTCAACGGGCACGAGCTGTACGCCGGTGGCCTGGTCGCGGGATTCCCGTTCACGTACCCGCCGATCGCGGCTCTGCTCTTCACCCCGCTCGCGTTCATGCCGTTGGGGGGTGCGCGGATCTTCGCCGGCGTCGGGAACATCGTCCTGCTGGGGCTCGCCGTCTACTTCACGCTGCGGCATCTGCGGCTGGCCCAGGATCGTCGGGTGTTGATCGCGGGCACGTTGTTCCTCACCGGCGCGCTGTTCTGGTTACAACCGGTCCGGACCACGATGTTCCTCGGGCAGGTCAACCTGCTGCTGATGGTCCTGGTGCTCGTCGACCTGCTGAAGCCGGATTCGTCCCGCTGGAAGGGCGTCGGGGTCGGCCTGGCGGCAGCGATCAAACTGACGCCGGCGATCTTCGTGGTCTACCTGCTGGTCACCCGCCGCTTCCGCGCGGCCGGCGTCGCCGTCGCGGCCTTCGCGGCGACCGTACTGATCGGGTGGGCGGTATTACCCGGCGACGCGAAGCAGTTCTGGCTGCACACCTTCTTCAACTCAAACCGCGTCGGCCCGGCATCGGCCAGTAGTAACCAGTCGATCAACGGCCTCATCGCCCGGCTGACCAACACGGACACGCCTTCGGGCCTCGCGTGGTTCCTCGTCGCGGGAGCGGTCGGCATAGCGGGCGTACTGCTCGCCGCGTGGACGTCACGTCGCGGGGAGGAATTGCTTGCGCTCTGCCTGGTGGGTATGACCGCTACGGCCGTGGCGCCGTTCTCTTGGGATCACCACTGGGTCTGGTTCGTCCCGCTAAGCCTTCTGCTGTTGAGGTACGCGGTCAACGGAGGCGCCCGAGGCTGGTCGTACCTCGCCGCCTTCTACGTCCTGACCTTCGCCTGGCTGGTCAGCTTCCCGCCTCGCAACGCCGCCCGAACCCCCTTCACCGGCGTCATCTCCCTTGAGCTGCCCCAGCCCCTCCACCTCATCACGGGCAACCTCTACCTCTTGATCCTCCTCACCACAGCGGCCGTGGCGATCCACTCCCTCCGCCACACCAAAACCCCCGCACTCCAGCCCTAA
- a CDS encoding glycosyltransferase 87 family protein translates to MTATLPSPTKAKPTTRRLSVVLVVLGAAALMAVANAAGLFAFAIDLLVYRMGGEALLHDFPLYTRQLPGTLLVFTYPPFAAVMMVPLAALPLQVATVTWSTISLLSLLLVWRLCLPQVKPPYLLALTLIAFVLEPVWLTFSLGQINLLLMAMILADLCRADGSRMRGFWVGVAIGIKLTPLVFLALLVVTRQWKALRNAVLGVLATVAVGFAAAPKESWEYWTESVSNPERLGGIAYTSNQSINGFLLRFGGDYNHWRPLWFLLAATTGLLLLWLSRRLWLTGDRLGSVSVCAMAAIYASPVSWSHHWVWIIPLGVTLVRRAYARWGMPWAAVIGVLWFGLFVARPIWWVPNTNDRELDWTFWQAIPGNSYLLGGIAGLAVLTVLVVKTRPAERTG, encoded by the coding sequence GTGACGGCCACCTTGCCCTCCCCGACGAAGGCTAAGCCGACGACCCGGCGCCTCTCCGTCGTACTGGTCGTGCTGGGCGCAGCGGCGCTGATGGCGGTCGCCAACGCGGCAGGGCTGTTCGCGTTCGCCATCGACCTACTGGTGTACCGGATGGGCGGCGAGGCGCTACTACACGACTTCCCGCTCTACACGCGCCAACTGCCGGGGACACTCCTGGTCTTCACGTACCCGCCGTTCGCCGCCGTGATGATGGTGCCGCTGGCGGCCTTGCCCCTGCAGGTGGCGACGGTTACCTGGTCGACCATCTCGCTGCTGAGCCTCCTGCTGGTCTGGCGGCTGTGCCTGCCGCAGGTGAAACCGCCCTATCTGCTCGCTCTCACGTTGATCGCGTTCGTGCTGGAGCCGGTCTGGCTCACCTTCAGCCTCGGCCAGATCAACTTGTTGCTGATGGCAATGATCCTGGCCGATCTGTGCCGGGCCGACGGCAGCCGGATGCGTGGCTTCTGGGTGGGCGTCGCGATCGGGATCAAGCTGACGCCGCTGGTCTTCCTTGCACTACTGGTGGTGACACGTCAGTGGAAGGCCCTCCGCAACGCAGTGCTCGGTGTGCTCGCCACTGTCGCCGTGGGCTTCGCTGCCGCGCCGAAGGAGTCCTGGGAGTACTGGACCGAGTCGGTCAGTAACCCTGAGCGCCTCGGCGGCATCGCGTACACGTCGAACCAGTCGATCAACGGATTCCTACTGCGCTTCGGTGGCGACTACAACCACTGGCGTCCGCTCTGGTTCTTGCTAGCGGCAACGACCGGGCTACTCCTGCTCTGGTTGTCACGTCGCCTCTGGCTCACCGGCGACCGGCTGGGTTCGGTATCGGTCTGCGCGATGGCAGCGATCTACGCGTCGCCGGTGTCGTGGAGTCATCACTGGGTCTGGATCATCCCGCTCGGCGTCACTCTGGTCCGTAGGGCGTACGCGCGCTGGGGTATGCCGTGGGCCGCAGTCATCGGTGTGTTGTGGTTCGGGCTGTTCGTCGCGCGGCCGATCTGGTGGGTGCCGAACACGAATGACCGTGAGCTCGACTGGACGTTCTGGCAGGCCATCCCGGGCAACTCGTACCTGCTCGGCGGTATCGCCGGACTCGCCGTACTGACCGTGCTGGTGGTTAAGACGCGTCCGGCCGAACGTACCGGGTAG
- a CDS encoding HAD family hydrolase: MSELRGLLVDWGGVLTSGLTDALRLWADKDDLDYDAYYTAITDWIAATPVEAELNPIHALERGLIAVPDFERKLAAVLLRRDGRPVEAEGLIERMFAHFEHAPQMSALVRRARAKGLRTALLSNSWGNTYPRDSWDGMFDTIVISGEVGLRKPEPEIYQLTAERLGLELAECVFVDDMQPNVDGARKLGMTAILHTSYDETRRELEALLGTDLT, encoded by the coding sequence ATGTCTGAGCTTCGTGGTCTCCTGGTCGACTGGGGTGGTGTGCTCACCTCGGGTCTTACCGACGCGCTTCGCTTATGGGCCGACAAGGACGACCTCGACTACGACGCGTACTACACGGCCATCACCGACTGGATCGCCGCCACCCCGGTCGAGGCCGAGCTGAACCCGATCCACGCGCTCGAGCGAGGCCTCATCGCCGTACCGGATTTCGAGCGGAAGCTCGCCGCCGTACTGCTCCGCAGGGACGGCCGGCCGGTTGAGGCCGAGGGGCTGATCGAGCGGATGTTCGCCCACTTCGAGCACGCGCCGCAGATGTCCGCGCTGGTACGGCGGGCCCGGGCGAAGGGGCTGCGAACGGCCCTGCTCTCGAACTCCTGGGGCAACACCTACCCGCGCGACAGCTGGGACGGCATGTTCGACACCATCGTCATCTCCGGCGAGGTCGGCCTGCGCAAACCCGAGCCGGAGATCTACCAGCTCACCGCCGAGCGCCTCGGTCTCGAACTGGCCGAGTGCGTGTTCGTCGACGACATGCAGCCCAACGTCGATGGCGCCCGCAAGCTCGGGATGACCGCGATTCTGCACACGTCGTACGACGAGACGCGGCGCGAGCTGGAGGCCCTGCTCGGGACCGATCTGACGTGA
- a CDS encoding DUF4097 family beta strand repeat-containing protein, which yields MSEVESRPGSSMTPERRIGVTVSVALILGGGWWAASQLTQSDETKQLEFPVSGTSLRVETSNNDIEIRTADVSKITVTRKAERNVFSDDPEENYEDGVLELKKTGCGFLSFGGCDTNYLIQIPKDLAVKVETSSGEILAIGLEKGADLKTSSGRIELHTVSGDITAESSSGDIEGQTLGEGQYRANSSSGEIGLEFARAPVSVDAETSSGEVKIELPGADTYAVDVKTNSGETDNRLKQDPAATRKIRAKSSSGDVKLQYAGP from the coding sequence ATGTCCGAGGTGGAGAGCCGTCCGGGTTCGTCGATGACTCCTGAGCGTCGGATCGGTGTCACGGTCTCCGTGGCGTTGATCCTCGGCGGCGGTTGGTGGGCCGCCTCGCAGCTGACCCAGTCCGACGAGACCAAGCAGCTCGAATTCCCCGTCAGCGGTACGTCGCTGCGAGTCGAGACCAGCAACAACGACATCGAGATCCGTACCGCCGACGTCAGCAAGATCACCGTCACCCGCAAGGCCGAGCGAAACGTCTTCTCCGATGATCCCGAGGAGAACTACGAAGACGGCGTGCTCGAGCTCAAGAAGACCGGCTGCGGCTTCCTCTCGTTCGGCGGCTGCGACACCAACTACCTCATCCAGATCCCGAAGGACCTCGCGGTGAAGGTGGAGACGTCCAGCGGCGAGATCCTCGCGATCGGCCTCGAGAAGGGCGCCGACCTCAAGACCTCCTCCGGCCGGATCGAGCTGCACACGGTCAGCGGTGACATCACGGCGGAGAGTTCGTCGGGCGATATCGAGGGGCAGACCCTGGGCGAGGGCCAATACCGGGCCAATTCCAGCTCGGGCGAGATCGGGCTCGAATTCGCCCGAGCGCCGGTGTCGGTCGACGCCGAAACCAGCTCGGGTGAGGTGAAAATCGAGCTGCCAGGCGCCGACACCTACGCGGTCGACGTCAAGACAAACTCAGGCGAGACCGACAACCGACTCAAGCAGGACCCGGCCGCCACCAGGAAGATCCGGGCCAAGAGCTCGTCGGGTGACGTCAAGCTGCAGTACGCCGGGCCGTAG
- a CDS encoding AAA family ATPase, with amino-acid sequence MVVPILLAITGAPWEAEVVRRAERAPGLRVVRRCVDMADVLAAAGSGQARAVLLAEDLPRLTADAVAALQARRIAVIALIDPAGPPDGPGGMPGSEDRLSRMGIERILPADAGPEDLGRAITDAVDAGPPVITSHFAGGFVPTPGPVAAAEPTRYDELSGTGRLIAVWGPTGAPGRSTVAVGLATELAAAGVSTLLADADVYGGTVAQLLGMLDETSGLAAAARSAGSGSLDVPVLARQARQVDPHLLVLTGLSRADRWTELRPSAIEAVWSTARSLAPCTIVDVGFCLESDEEISFDTLAPRRNGATLVTLEAADEIIVVGSADPVGLTRLIRALHDLRSVVPSATTRAVVNRVRSGSLGSSPGDAAAEALGRYAGVKPSALLPFDQAACDAALSHGRSLAEAAKSSRLRKGLQQLASNVTTDLLT; translated from the coding sequence ATGGTTGTCCCGATCCTGCTCGCGATCACGGGCGCACCTTGGGAGGCGGAGGTGGTCCGCCGTGCCGAGCGGGCTCCGGGCCTCCGTGTCGTGCGGCGCTGCGTGGACATGGCTGACGTGCTCGCGGCCGCGGGTAGCGGTCAGGCCCGGGCGGTGCTCCTCGCGGAAGATCTGCCCAGGCTGACGGCAGACGCGGTCGCCGCACTGCAGGCCCGGCGTATCGCGGTCATCGCGCTGATCGATCCCGCTGGTCCGCCCGACGGCCCGGGCGGGATGCCGGGCAGCGAGGATCGCCTCAGCCGGATGGGGATCGAGCGGATCCTCCCGGCCGACGCCGGGCCGGAGGACCTCGGGCGCGCGATCACCGATGCGGTCGATGCCGGGCCGCCGGTGATCACGTCGCACTTCGCCGGCGGGTTCGTGCCCACGCCCGGGCCCGTCGCCGCGGCCGAGCCCACGCGGTACGACGAGTTGTCCGGCACGGGCCGGCTCATCGCGGTCTGGGGTCCGACGGGAGCGCCCGGGCGCAGTACGGTCGCGGTCGGGCTTGCCACCGAGTTGGCCGCCGCGGGTGTCTCCACCCTGCTGGCCGACGCCGATGTGTACGGCGGAACGGTGGCACAGTTGCTCGGCATGCTCGACGAGACCTCGGGCCTCGCGGCGGCGGCGCGTTCGGCGGGAAGTGGTTCGCTCGACGTGCCAGTGCTCGCCCGGCAGGCGCGACAGGTTGATCCGCATCTGCTGGTCCTGACCGGTCTGAGCCGGGCCGACCGCTGGACCGAGCTGAGACCGAGCGCGATCGAGGCCGTTTGGTCCACGGCTCGATCGCTGGCGCCTTGCACGATCGTTGATGTCGGGTTCTGCCTAGAGAGCGACGAGGAGATCTCGTTCGACACGCTCGCTCCGCGGCGCAACGGCGCGACCCTGGTCACGCTCGAGGCGGCTGACGAGATCATCGTGGTCGGCAGCGCGGACCCAGTGGGGCTGACCAGACTCATCCGCGCCCTGCACGACCTGCGGTCAGTGGTTCCGTCAGCGACAACCCGGGCCGTGGTGAACCGGGTCCGATCCGGCTCCCTCGGCTCCTCTCCGGGCGACGCCGCGGCCGAGGCTCTCGGGCGGTATGCGGGGGTCAAGCCGTCGGCGCTGCTGCCGTTCGACCAAGCCGCGTGTGATGCCGCCCTGAGCCACGGCCGCAGTCTGGCGGAGGCGGCCAAGTCGAGCCGCTTGCGAAAGGGGCTGCAGCAGTTGGCGAGCAACGTGACGACCGACCTACTCACCTGA
- a CDS encoding SAF domain-containing protein — MADRSGFAAPSTPSRRNTRARWKDGRLVLGILLVAVTALAGAKLLSSADDTTAIWAAKRAIPAGARISADDLTRARVRFTTGDSAGQYVSADSKLDGLITVRQIGAGEFVPKEATAAERDSELLEVPVSAQVGRLPADLAVGDEIDLWVAPKSAAAGNTSDPPARKVWEKVRVVQVDASKGVTSGASRRQVLIGLDPADAEKLPSALSAIALGEPVLVRRGH; from the coding sequence GTGGCCGATCGCAGCGGTTTCGCCGCGCCGTCGACGCCCAGCCGGCGCAATACCCGTGCCCGTTGGAAAGACGGCCGGCTCGTCCTCGGCATCCTGCTGGTCGCGGTCACCGCGCTGGCTGGCGCGAAGTTGCTGTCCTCGGCTGACGACACCACCGCGATCTGGGCGGCCAAACGCGCCATCCCGGCCGGGGCGCGGATCAGCGCTGATGATCTGACCAGGGCTCGGGTGAGATTCACCACCGGCGACTCCGCCGGGCAGTACGTGTCCGCCGACTCGAAGCTCGACGGTCTGATCACTGTTCGCCAGATCGGTGCCGGCGAGTTCGTGCCGAAGGAGGCGACCGCTGCCGAGCGGGACTCCGAGCTGCTGGAGGTCCCGGTGTCGGCACAGGTCGGCCGCCTGCCCGCGGATCTGGCCGTCGGTGACGAGATCGACCTCTGGGTCGCGCCGAAATCCGCCGCGGCAGGCAACACCTCGGATCCGCCCGCTCGCAAGGTGTGGGAGAAGGTCCGCGTGGTCCAGGTGGACGCGTCCAAGGGCGTCACCAGCGGTGCGTCCCGGCGCCAGGTGCTGATCGGTCTGGATCCGGCCGACGCGGAAAAGCTGCCGTCCGCATTGAGCGCGATTGCGCTCGGTGAGCCGGTGCTGGTCCGGCGAGGTCACTGA
- a CDS encoding helix-turn-helix domain-containing protein, with protein sequence MPAPRFLLLSDVAEVLNISANQVYALVRRGDIPAVKIGGRGQWRVEATELEKYIERLYTETKEFIDAHPFGEDADQPEDVS encoded by the coding sequence ATGCCCGCACCGCGTTTCCTGCTGCTGTCCGATGTCGCCGAGGTGCTGAACATCTCCGCGAACCAGGTCTACGCATTGGTGCGGCGAGGCGATATTCCAGCGGTCAAGATCGGCGGGCGGGGCCAGTGGCGGGTCGAGGCGACCGAGCTGGAGAAGTACATCGAGCGTCTCTACACCGAGACCAAGGAATTCATCGACGCCCACCCCTTCGGCGAGGACGCCGACCAGCCCGAGGACGTCAGCTAG
- a CDS encoding LysM peptidoglycan-binding domain-containing protein: MITLGAVVGAGFGLRWMTAGSLVSVSRDDLASLAVLAVGAVAWCAYTWLAVVTAATVLEQLPGALGNAAGLLASGLTSAGSRALLRSTLGVAAVTPLTIGLAHATPTSPTSWTASPAPTPTGLPTPQPHQLAHRPPPQPADHLTRQSPGELVVRPLNQPPAHVARQSPGLLPGGSMEPFADPSRRGTAYADHRVQPIPITDPAASQSTEQLADPSRRGTAYANRLVEPISTVDLAASRPTEQLTDTSGRGPAYGNPHVQPISTADPAASQSTEQLTDPSRRGAAYGDGGVEPVSFVSLDPSRPSAGESRAAYLGVERATTVGPGDGRGHGRSLPGVEGQMVRPDRPGVEGRVVVPDRPTVGAATRYTPIRAPRRVVVRPGDTLWSIARAELGPNCTDRAIAARWPDWYATNAAAIGPDPDRLEPGQVLQQPSPSAEVLRLPSSSQEN; this comes from the coding sequence GTGATCACACTGGGCGCCGTCGTCGGCGCGGGGTTCGGCCTGCGCTGGATGACGGCCGGTTCGCTGGTCTCGGTCTCTCGCGACGACCTCGCCTCCCTCGCGGTCCTGGCCGTCGGCGCCGTCGCATGGTGCGCCTACACCTGGCTCGCGGTGGTGACAGCCGCAACCGTGCTCGAGCAACTCCCAGGCGCCCTCGGCAACGCGGCCGGCCTACTAGCCTCCGGCCTCACCTCGGCCGGCTCCCGCGCCCTACTCCGGTCCACCCTCGGCGTAGCCGCCGTCACCCCCTTGACCATCGGCCTAGCCCACGCCACCCCAACTTCCCCCACGTCCTGGACCGCCTCTCCCGCCCCCACACCAACCGGCCTACCCACGCCCCAGCCACACCAACTCGCCCATCGCCCCCCACCCCAACCCGCGGACCACCTCACGCGTCAGTCGCCAGGTGAGCTCGTGGTTAGGCCCCTGAACCAACCGCCAGCCCACGTCGCACGCCAGTCGCCAGGTCTGCTCCCTGGCGGGTCGATGGAGCCGTTCGCCGATCCCTCTCGCCGCGGTACGGCGTATGCCGACCACCGCGTCCAGCCGATCCCCATCACGGACCCAGCCGCGAGCCAGTCGACCGAACAACTCGCCGATCCCTCTCGTCGCGGTACGGCGTATGCCAACCGCCTCGTCGAGCCGATCTCGACCGTGGACCTGGCCGCGAGCCGGCCGACGGAGCAGCTCACCGATACCTCTGGCCGCGGTCCGGCGTACGGCAACCCCCACGTCCAGCCGATCTCCACCGCGGACCCAGCCGCGAGCCAGTCGACCGAACAGCTCACCGATCCCTCTCGTCGCGGCGCGGCGTATGGCGATGGCGGTGTTGAGCCGGTCTCGTTCGTGAGCCTGGATCCGAGCCGACCGTCGGCCGGAGAAAGTCGTGCGGCGTACCTCGGTGTCGAGCGGGCCACGACTGTCGGACCCGGCGATGGGCGAGGCCACGGGCGCTCGCTGCCGGGGGTGGAGGGGCAGATGGTTAGGCCGGATCGGCCGGGGGTGGAGGGGCGGGTGGTTGTGCCGGATCGGCCGACGGTTGGGGCGGCTACGCGGTATACGCCGATCCGGGCGCCGCGGCGAGTGGTGGTGCGGCCTGGCGACACGCTCTGGTCGATCGCCCGCGCTGAACTCGGCCCGAACTGCACCGATCGGGCGATCGCGGCCCGCTGGCCCGACTGGTATGCCACGAACGCCGCCGCCATCGGACCGGACCCGGACCGCCTCGAGCCCGGGCAGGTTCTGCAACAGCCGTCGCCGTCAGCCGAGGTACTTCGGCTTCCCTCCAGCTCACAGGAGAATTGA
- a CDS encoding Rv3235 family protein codes for MSSDKPRLVSVPPDAGPTRSRPRRRATAPPTDGSLALRYPAEPPAPAVAAAPAVTGVVAAPAVAAVAAAPAVTPTSSAAPAARSMPALRLVPDPASTRRASTTSAESRQVGEGGGLPEVSAWAARLVQAIAEVVVGDRPVGQLVRWVEPAVYADLYRRVRLLGLTTSAGIRTASDRSSIRSVRVCAPAEGAVEVAAHVRHGARSRAIALRLEIHRDRWICTALEMG; via the coding sequence ATGTCGTCCGATAAGCCGCGACTCGTATCCGTACCTCCCGATGCCGGGCCGACTCGGTCACGTCCGCGCCGCCGGGCGACTGCGCCGCCGACCGACGGCTCGCTCGCACTCCGCTACCCGGCAGAGCCGCCCGCACCGGCAGTAGCGGCAGCACCGGCAGTAACGGGTGTGGTGGCGGCGCCGGCAGTGGCGGCTGTGGCGGCGGCGCCGGCGGTAACGCCGACGTCCTCGGCGGCACCGGCAGCGAGGTCGATGCCCGCGCTTCGGCTGGTGCCTGATCCCGCGTCGACCCGCAGGGCCTCCACCACCTCGGCCGAGTCGCGCCAGGTGGGCGAGGGAGGCGGCCTGCCGGAGGTGTCGGCGTGGGCGGCGCGCCTGGTGCAGGCGATCGCTGAGGTGGTTGTCGGCGATCGGCCGGTCGGCCAGTTGGTGCGGTGGGTGGAGCCGGCGGTTTATGCCGATCTGTATCGCCGGGTTCGGTTGCTAGGGCTGACCACGTCGGCAGGGATACGTACTGCGTCCGACCGTTCGTCGATTCGCTCGGTTCGAGTCTGCGCTCCGGCCGAAGGTGCCGTGGAGGTGGCGGCGCACGTGCGGCATGGCGCCCGGTCTCGCGCCATCGCCTTACGCCTGGAGATCCACCGCGATCGCTGGATCTGCACCGCCCTCGAGATGGGCTGA